The following are encoded together in the Oncorhynchus nerka isolate Pitt River linkage group LG25, Oner_Uvic_2.0, whole genome shotgun sequence genome:
- the lrrn2 gene encoding leucine-rich repeat neuronal protein 2, translating to MLRVSMVLLKRQLILWVWVSSALVVYSLPWRVSCPTGCVCQMKPWFSPQSVSCEASTVDCNNLFLTQLPSPLPPDTHTLRLQSNLLSALEIPLLHTLPNLTELDLSQNRFSCVRTLTLTQPQAASLPSLLSLHLEENQLWFLPPASFSSLPALQELFLSHNRLFYLAPGAFSGLGLLLRLHLNNNHLTSIEPRWFTALPRLQVLMLGGNPVEVLPDRGFQDLGSLHSLVLGGMGLKGLTESALEGLDSLESLSFYDNLLTTVPTQALRRIPGLKFLDLNKNPLSVVQTGDFRDLVHLTELGLNNMEELVAIERAAMENLPELTKLEITNNPRLSYIHPQAFLRLGRLESLMLNSNALSALHQHTVLSLPSLREVSLYSNPLRCDCLFRWVAKEQPHTDTQMPQAVRFIQPQATLCSEPLELRARSVREVSITEMSASCLPLIPPSILPHYMGVREGERLTLHCRALAEPQPTIYWVTPSGMRLGPSDHTHSTKLASSQTSSYHSPSPSRASGNASVLTPSSPSSTAYRLLPEGTLEIVMVTAREAGLYTCVAENTLGADTHSVTVGVQGQGRGGLRRRMLEERG from the coding sequence ATGCTGAGGGTGTCAATGGTCCTACTGAAGAGGCAGCTGATCCTGTGGGTGTGGGTGTCCAGTGCTCTAGTAGTCTATTCCCTGCCATGGCGGGTCTCCTGTccgacagggtgtgtgtgtcagatgaagCCCTGGTTCTCCCCCCAGTCAGTGTCCTGCGAGGCTTCTACTGTGGACTGTAACAACCTGTTCCTAACccaactcccctctcctctgcccccagacacacacaccctccgtcTGCAGAGTAACCTGCTGTCTGCCCTGGAGATACCGCTCTTACACACACTCCCCAACCTCACCGAGTTGGACCTGTCTCAGAACCGCTTCAGCTGTGttagaaccctaaccttaacccagccCCAGGCTGCCTCCCTGCCCTCCCTACTCTCCTTGCACCTGGAGGAGAACCAGCTCTGGTTCCTGCCCCCAGCCTCCTTTTCCTCCCTGCCCGCCCTACAGGAGCTTTTCCTCAGCCACAACCGGCTGTTCTACCTGGCTCCTGGAGCATTCTCCGGCCTGGGCTTACTGCTGCGCCTGCACCTCAACAACAACCACCTGACCTCAATTGAGCCCCGCTGGTTCACTGCCCTGCCCCGCCTCCAGGTGCTGATGCTGGGGGGAAACCCAGTGGAGGTCCTCCCTGACCGGGGCTTCCAGGACCTGGGGTCTCTACACAGCCTGGTGCTGGGGGGCATGGGGCTGAAGGGGCTGACTGAGAGCGCCCTGGAGGGGCTGGACAGTCTGGAGAGCCTGTCCTTCTATGACAACCTCCTCACCACCGTCCCCACACAGGCTCTGAGGAGGATCCCGGGCCTCAAGTTCCTGGACCTGAACAAGAACCCTCTGAGTGTGGTTCAGACAGGGGACTTCAGGGACCTggtccacctgacagagctgggtcTGAACAACATGGAGGAGCTGGTGGCCATCGAGAGGGCAGCCATGGAGAACCTGCCTGAGCTCACCAAGCTGGAGATCACCAACAACCCCCGGCTGTCCTACATCCACCCCCAGGCCTTCCTTCGGCTGGGCCGGCTAGAAAGTCTGATGCTCAACTCCAACGCTCTGAGCGCTCTgcaccaacacactgtcctgtctctgcccagCCTGAGGGAGGTCAGCCTGTACTCCAACCCCCTCCGCTGTGACTGCCTGTTCCGTTGGGTGGCTAAGGAGCAAcctcacacagatacacagatgccGCAGGCGGTGAGATTTATCCAGCCTCAGGCCACGTTGTGTTCTGAGCCTCTAGAGCTGAGGGCTCGTAGTGTGAGGGAGGTGTCAATCACCGAGATGTCAGCCTCCTGCCTACCCCTCATCCCCCCTAGTATCCTTCCTCACTAcatgggggtgagagagggggagaggctgaCTCTGCACTGTCGCGCGCTGGCAGAGCCTCAGCCCACAATCTATTGGGTCACTCCTTCTGGAATGAGACTAGGACCATCCGACCACACCCACAGCACCAAGCTTGCATCCAGCCAGACATCATCTTACCATTCCCCCTCACCCAGCCGAGCATCTGGTAATGCCTCAGtcctcaccccttcctctccctcctccactgcCTACCGGTTACTGCCAGAGGGGACATTGGAGATTGTCATGGTGACGGCCCGGGAGGCGGGTCTGTACACCTGTGTGGCTGAGAATACACTGGGGGCCGACACTCACAGTGTGACTGTTGGGGTGCAGGGGCAAGGGAGGGGGGGTTTGAGGCGCCGGAtgttggaggagagaggatag